A genomic window from Solanum stenotomum isolate F172 chromosome 10, ASM1918654v1, whole genome shotgun sequence includes:
- the LOC125878208 gene encoding thiocyanate methyltransferase 1, protein MRTHLSTCCGLLFNTLPLTSPLSRLTMARSNTSKPKVDKLQQLLHSDPSGGWDKCWEKGMTPWDLGQPTPILVHLHQTGTLPKGRALIPGCGSGHDVVAIASPERFVVGLDVSENAIKQATKLFSSSKSAENFAFLEADFFSWRPTQLFDLIFDYTFFCAIEPEMRSRWASKIRDLLKPDGELITLIFPISDHEGGPPYKVSVSNYEEVLHPMGIRAESIVENHLAIPPRRGREKLGRWKRSICKSLL, encoded by the exons ATGAgaacccatttgtctacctgcTGTGGCCTTCTCTTCAACACTTTGCCACTAACTTCTCCGCTCAGTAGACTAACAATGGCAAGAAGCAATACATCAAAGCCTAAAGTCGACAAACTGCAACAGCTACTTCATTCTGACCCTTCTG GTGGTTGGGATAAATGTTGGGAGAAAGGAATGACACCTTGGGATTTGGGTCAGCCTACCCCAATTCTTGTTCATCTTCATCAAACAGGTACCCTTCCTAAAGGCAGGGCTCTGATCCCTGGTTGTGGCAGT GGTCATGATGTGGTGGCAATTGCTAGCCCTGAACGCTTTGTTGTTGGCTTGGATGTATCAGAAAATGCTATTAAGCAAGCTACAAAA CTGTTTTCATCATCAAAAAGTGCGGAGAATTTTGCTTTCCTAGAGGCAGATTTCTTCTCCTGGCGTCCCACTCAATTGTTTGATCTTATCTTTGACTACAC TTTCTTTTGTGCCATTGAGCCAGAGATGAGATCACGATGGGCCAGTAAAATTCGAGATCTTCTAAAACCAGATGGGGAGCTTATAACACTGATTTTTCCG ATAAGTGACCATGAAGGCGGGCCTCCATATAAAGTATCAGTTTCCAA TTATGAAGAAGTCTTGCATCCGATGGGGATCAGGGCAGAGTCGATTGTGGAGAATCACTTGGCTATTCCACCGCGGAGA GGAAGAGAAAAGCTGGGAAGGTGGAAGAGATCAATATGCAAGTCCTTGCTCTGA